The sequence AACGTAACTCTCAAGCTTCTTGATGTTGAGATAAAACCCGGAGGAAAACACTTTGAGAAGATGGCATTCTTCGAAGTTTTAACCCTTGATCTGAAAAACTTAATGTACATAGAAAATGGAACTCCTGTTGGAAAGCCCGTCTTTTTTATTGATCCAAAACATCCTTTCCAATTGAACGAGACAATTTTTGGAACCAGTATGAGAGTTGAAAATGTTACTCCTTCATTCCTTGCTCCAATAGTCTATGCTGGCAAAGTGAAAAGCGGTGTTGAACTGGAACTTAGGGGGTATAACGCAACTTCAGAAGTTTCGAGAATCCTTGGCTTTGATGTTGAAGGAACATTCTACAACATGATGGATGGTGTAGGGAAGAGCACATATGATAATTCGACGGGTCTGCTTCTCTGTAATTTCCCTCCCACTACCTACGAAATGAAAAAGATGGGCCTTAGATATACCCACTTTTATGATCAGCTTGCAATGCACCGTTTCCTTGTGCAGCTGAAACGTCGTGAGGTGGTCGAGAAGAACCATGCTTACTGCGGTAGGGGGATGAACCTTTACAAAACAAACATTCCCATACCCTTTGAAGAGTACGTGTGGGTCGAGGACGAGAAGAACTGGAGGAGGATACTTATTGGGGTGATAGGAATATTGACAATCCTTATTGTGCTCGTAAAAATCCGGAGGTGATGAAATGAGGGTTCAATTAAAGTGGGAGCTAAATGATCATCTAAACCTGCTTGTGTTCATGTTTGGTTCCGTACTTATGGGGGTAACCTTTCGAATACACCTCCTCGAAGGTGGAACAAACTTTTCGGTTGATCCACCCACGACTTCATGGATACTCCTTGAATCTATGAGAGCACTTGGATTAAGCTTCCCACGACTGGCAGAGGATACCTACATGATTTTGGTAATCACAGGAGCTCTACTTTCTTCACTTACTCTTCGCTACGATAAGGACAGCCGGTTGGCTATGAGTATCTACAGCCTTCCCATAAGGAACTACAAGGTGGTGCTGGCTAAGTTCATTGCGTCTTTTGTTTTATTATTTTTGTCCGTGATTATTCCTTTCTTCTTGACGTTAGTCTATACCTATGGGGACGCTCCGGATCTGCTTAAAGGAGCATTGTTTGGGGAGGGATTTTTCATTAGTTACTTCATATTTTGGTTGCTAGCTTGCTTATACGTAATATCTCTCTCAAGCCTGATAGCGGAGCTCTCGCCCAACCTGTTTGCATCGCTCCTGGGAGGTGTAACTCTGCTGTATCTCCCAAAAATACTTGATATAGCTTATCTGCCTCCAGCGGTGCTCAATTCGGCATTTCTAACTTCGCAAACTGCTTTTGATGGTGTGACTCAAAAGATTCTCATGCTGGTGGATAAAGCCTTCGTTTCGTGCATTCTAATACCTTTGACGTTGCTGGGGATGACACTCTTAATAAGTGAATGGAGGGATGTAGTGTGAGACTGTTAAAGGCTATCCTGATTTCGGTTCTTATCATCACAGTCTTTTCACTTGCTGCCCAAGAGAGAATTCTTCAGAAGCCATATTCACAGGTCATACTAACGGGAAGGGGGTTCGTTGTTCCGTCTGCAAGAGTTATTCTCCTAAACACGAATCCCACGGATGGCGAATATATGGTTTCAATCTTTGACCCGGAAACAAATAAGACGATATTCTCAAAACGGACTGGGAAGCCAATTAACGAAGAGATACTGCTTTCACATTCTGGACCTTACTACGTTCTTGTGGATTCCGAACTCCCTGTCGTCTGCGCTCTTAAAGGCATGACAAGCTATCCATCAAAAGAGATTTTGAACATTGAATACAGCATGGGAGGGGTTTCTGCATTTTTGCTAGCTTTTTTAATGTTTCAGGAGGGTAGGAAATGATGATAAAAGCTGAAAATTTAACTAAAAGATTTGGAAAGCTCACTGCTTTGAATTCCATAAATCTTGAGATAGGGGAAGGCTTCACTCTTATACTTGGTCCAAACGGAGGTGGAAAATCAACGTTCCTCAACTTATGTGCCGGCATTTATAAACCTACAGAGGGAAGAATTGAAGTGTTTGGAGAAGAACCGTGGAGCAATGAAAAAGTCAAGAAACGGATTGGTGTTTCTTTTGATCCTCCCGCTTTACCGAGGCACCGCACGGGCTTGGAATGGATTTCATATATTGCAGAGTTCAAGGGGATTGAGAAGAGCGAGATAATAAGTGTTGCCAAGCTGTTTTCAGTAGAGCCTTTCTTAAACAGGAAAATTGGAGAATACTCTGCAGGAATGCTTAAAAGACTAAGCCTTTCTCAAGCTTTTCTTGGCAGTCCGGACCTTGTCTTACTTGATGAGCCGTTGGCAAACCTCGACCTCAAAGGAATTAAGGAGATAACGGAGATTCTGAAGGGAGTTGTTGAAGATGAGACAAACATGGTTGTAGTTTCACACATATGGCGACCTCTCATAGACGTAGCCAACAGGATCGTTGTAATTGCTGCAGGAAAAGTGGTTTTTGATGGCGAACCTGAGGATATTCTGCCAAAAATTGGAGAAATTTAGGAGGTGATAGTGTGAGATGGTTGAAAGCTGTTGTGATTCTAGTCATGTTCTTTACACGTGTTCCCCTTGGATTATCTGGGAACGATGCAATACTTAAAATTGATTCAGTTCCGGTAGGGGCCGAGGTCAGCATTGAAGGTATAAATAACACTTTTCGCGCTCCAATTATTTTAAGCATGTCAGAGGGAAAGAAGGTAATAAGAATTTCCAAAGGCTCATATACGATTCTTTACAGTCTCTCTATTAGCGAAGAGGAAATTCTAACGCTCTCGGTGGACTTTAGAAAGATAGAAAAAGCCGTTGGAAAGGCTTTCACAAATGCAACAATAAAATACGGCTTTAACATAACGGTGCCAACAAAGGAGGAAGAATACGAACCCCCAATGGCTACTCCAACTTGGGAGGGCTGTGGAGGGATAACAATGGCAGGACCAAAGGATCCACCAATGGTAATTTATCAGTTTGACTCAAAAGATCCCTACTATCAGCTCGTTCTCAACAACACACCGGTAAGACTGCAGTATAAGAACATAGTGGGGTGCATAGTGATTGAGAGAATTTTCTACAACAGTAATGGAGGAGTCACAATGACTGGAGGCGGAGAATGGAACAGCGCAACATACATCGCCCCAACAGCGTTGCTGATCATAAACTCAACGCCCCAAAATGCTACGGTTTACATCTTCGATTTCCACCGCTTTGGTGAATGGTTTACACCGATGAAGCTGAGGGTTCCAGTGATAATAGAACCTCAAATGAACGTTAGAGCGTTCTGGAAAGATTCCAACCTTACAATCCCATATATCCCCGAACTTCATGCCTACAAGATTTCCATAGGTCGCAATGGTTATCCTTTCTTTGAAGGATGGCTGGATTTGAAACCTAATGAAACATTAATCCTTAACATTGATCTCGAACTTCTTAAGGAAGCCGTGACCATTAAAAAAGAAAACGGTATATTAGAAGTGCTCACTCAACCAGAGAACGCAAACATAATGGTGAAAGATTTTCAGGGGAGAGTTTTGGGAAAGTGGACTTCTCCTTTAAATATTGCACTACCTCCGGGATTTTATGTTATCTCGGCTTTCATGGAAGGTTATGGAAATGCCGTAAAAAACGCAACAGTGTTTTCCAACAAAACTACTAAGATATATTTAGAGCTTAACCCCATTCCCGCTGAGCTTTCTATAGAAAGCTCTCCAAGTGGCGCGGTAGTATTGGTGGGGGATAGAAAATGCACCACTCCATGCAATCTAACAGTCCCTGCAGGCGATTACAATATCACAATTGGAAAGGAAGGGTTTATTGACGAGAGTAGAAGAGTCATTTTAAATCCAGGGGAAGAGATCAACTTAACTTTCAATCTAACCCCCAAGCCAAGAGTTATAATAAAGACAACACCTCCTGGGGCAGTTGTAACTGCAGATGGAACTAAAGCATGCACCACTCCATGCAACATAACCCTTAATCCCGGAAAGCACATATTAAAGCTTAACCTTGATGAATATAAAAGTGAGACAGTCGTTCTTCACCTAAATAAAGGTGATATTGTATCGATAAACATTAAGTTACACCCAGAGCAAGACACATTCAATAACTTTAAAGGAAAACAGAATACCAATTTAACTACTACTCAAAAAGATATAACAAAAACCCAACCCACAAATCTAGAAACCTCAAGCTATGGGAAGCTTTTGTTCATAGTGGGGATACTAGCACTATTAATAGCAATTGGCATCAGGAGGTGAAAGATTGCCAAGGCTCCTAATTTTATCCCCCGGAAAAGTAAATAGTCAGACTTTCTTCCTCACCTTCACCGCAATGCCCCTCTTTGCCTTCACCATTTCCTCCCCACTTAGAATAGCCTTTCCAACGCCAACTACTTTTTCATCCCTTACAACGCCAACAATGTCATCCGGGCGTATTTTGTAATCTGCTTCATTAACTCCCACGGCAAAAACGTCTCCCCTGAGATCGAAGTCAATCTTCACGTAATAGCTCTTCGTTGCATCGTAGATGCGCTGCATGCCGAATGGCGTCACGCTTATCACGCCGTCTTGGTAAGTTCCTGTCTGATTATTGCCTATGAGAATGCGGAGCATTTTGGAACCTATGATTCTCGCATCCTCGGGGAGAACCGCCTCTCCAGCACCCAAGCCAAAGTAGAAGTCAAACACCTTCCTAATGTTCTCGTAGAAGCGGTAAGTCCTATCTTCTTTTCCAGCAGTTAAATCCAAGCCAAGTTCTTTTATCGTCTTCTTTAAGCCCTCCAAACTTTCCTTACTTGTTGTGCCGTTTTTAACTGGAGTAAAGATTATCTCTCTCCCACTAATCTCGCCGGCTCTTTTAGCAACATCTACATAAGCTTCATCCAAATGAGCTATTATCGGGATCCTCTTGGGGTACTTCTCCAGAGCATTAGCTAAAAGCTCAGCCGCAGAGTTTACCTCTTCTTCACTCCAGTGGCCGGTAACTACAATGTCGTATTTGGCCAGCCACTCCCACTCTCTCGGCACGACTCCAAAAGGAGAAGTTAAAATAAGCTCATGTATTCTGTATATTCCACTTCCAAAGGCTTCCTTGAGGGCTTTTCTGTAAAGGGTGTGAGAGCGCGAGTGGGAATAGGGCTTTTTAGCTGAGCATGGGAAAAGGAAGAGCACTTCAGCGTTTTCAGGGGGATTAAATCTCTCAACTACCCTTTGCCTCCACCTCAATACTTCCGGCCTGTTCTGGGAGGCATCGCTTATGAAGTAAACAGTGTCTCTTTGTATTGGAGTGTATTTTTCAAGATAGTCCCAATTTTCTTTATCAGCTATCCTCAATATTCCAGCGTGAGCTTGAGTGTAGAAAAAGTTCTCAACCAGATAGCGAAGCTTCCCTTCCTCAAGAGCCTTTTTAACAAGTTTTATAACCTCCTTAGCAAATTCAAGAGAATTCTCTTTCTCATCCCATAGTAACGGAGAAAATTGGGTAAAGCCCTTCTTGTGGAAATCGTAGAGCTTCAAGGAACGGGTATCAAAGGCGTCAATACCGAGATAAACAGCCAAGGGATAGAAGAAAGGCTCAAGGTCAGTAATGAGGAGTAAATTTGGATCTTTTTCCCGGATAAGCCTAATGGCTTGAACAAACCTCCGGTAGTCCTTTACAAAGATTTTCGCGTTTCCTATGTAAAGGGCATCAAATGAGTGCTGAGAAAGGATATTTTCTAAAAACTCGTCGATGTATTCGATGTTCCTCACGACCGGGACATAAAGGGCGTTGAATCTTGAGTAATCGACGTCATACAGCCTGCTCAAGGCTTTTTCTACTATCTCCCTTGGGGTATAAAAGCTGAGGGGGATTGAAGGGGCAAGGTTGAAATCATATCCCCTAAAATCTTTGGGGTAGAAGTAAGAATTGAACGGCGAAAGGGTAAAATCTACTCCAGACAAAGCGGGCGTCTTAAAGGTCTTTTCCTTAATTTTGACTAACCCAAGCCTCCCTGGACCCTCGTGTTTTATAATTTCCATGCTTCACACCAGATTGTATCTCTGGAGCAGCAAGAGCTCATCCAAAGTAAGCTTTTCACCGCGCTTGAACTTTTCAAGAGCTTCAACTGCCTTTTCGAATGTAGCATCTTTCTTCGCCCTCATTCTTGCAACCATCTTATACGCTATAAGCTCCTTGTGCTTCTGATCAAACTCGAATATCTTCTTCTCTACCTCTCTGAGATCCCTCCTAACTTCCCTAATCTTTTCCCTGAGCTCAACTACCTTCTGGTGATACTCATCGGCTTCTTTTTTAATCTCATCTGCCTGCTGGTAAGCTTTTAGCATCTGTTCATGGAACTGCTGACTCTGATTTGCGAGCTTCTGTATCTCCATCCCTATTGCCCTTCTTGCTTTCTTCAAACTTTCAATCTTCTTCCTCGTTTCTTGGAGTTTCTTATGGAATCTCTCAGCTTGCTGGAGAATCTCAAGCTCTGTAGCCAAAACCTGTATTTGATCAACTATTTGTTTTTCTCTTTCGGGGGTTATGTTCGGATTGGTCTGCAGTTCCCATTCAAGCTTTTCAATTCTCTCCTCTATCTTTTCCTTTGGCATCTTTAATCTTCTCAGCTGTCTGTATTCATCCCTCTTTGCCCTGTACTCCATGGCTTCCTGATAAAGAAGATCAAGCTTGGCGTTTATTTCTTCTCTGTTCTTTTTGAGCTCTTTAATCTGCTGGTTGATTTCATCCCTTTTTATTTTATATTCTCTTGCCTTCTCCCTTAACTGCCTTACTTCTTTATTCTTCTCATCTCTTTTTTGTATCCAAATATTCAGCTCCTTTTGGAGCTGCTCCAATCTCTCCTGTATCTCTTTTTTCTCTCTTTCTAAAGCCTCTATTTCGGCTTTTATCCTCTTAATTTCCTCTGGGTCTACTTTCACTTGCATGGTCTCTTCCCCTTCCTCCATTTTAGAATAGTTGATCATGATCTCACCCTGATTTAAGCCTAACTAAAGGGATGTAAAAACCAAATAAAAACTTTTTGGCTATTACTTTTTTTCTTTCGAAAGCCTCGCCTTTTAGGGTGGGGATGCAGTATTCTATGATTCGACCTGTTTAACCGAAACCCTTTTAAACTTTTCAGCATAAAAAGGCTTCAGAAAGGCCAAATTTAATAACCCGATGAGATGAGGGGTTTAAGTGTCCCCTTCAGCTTGAAGGGGAGTGGACGCTGTTAAGCGTCCTTCAAAAACCACCTTGAGCAGTTAAAAACGAAGGATTTAGCCTTCCAAACCATAACCCCGAACCGCTTTGCGGTAGGGGTAACGGGGGCAAGACCGTACCCTCGGGCCGAACCGAAACCGGCAACGGGAGTAAGTGATGGGCCCGTAAACCTTCCCGTCATTGGCGAGGGTTTGACATAACCTCTCGCTAAAGGCGAGAAGGAGGTCAGTTGAAATTTCACCCTTTTCTTTCCCCACTTTCTTTGGAATTATTATTTTGAACCCAATATCGAAATTCGAAATTTGAATTGAGCACTGGATGTACTCCCATGTCTTCCAAATGTTTGCTTATAACTTCAATTTCGTCCCGAGGCCAACAATGCACAAGGCACCACTCTCTATTTCTCGGAGAAACTAAGGGAGGCCCTAGTAGAGGATTCAAAATCACGTAAAAATCCTGATGATCTTTAAGATGAAAAAGGGCATCATCAAGATACTTTAAGACTTCATCCATTGCAAATCCCCTAGGTACAGGAATTCTTAGCTCCAGCGGAATTTGGTGCTCTGATATCAGGTCGAGACTTTTAAGAAAAAGCACCCAAAGTTTTTCGCTGGCTCCTTCGGGAAGTCCGTAAAGGACACGGGGAGGAAGTTTTAAGTCGACTGCTATGTGATCAAGTAGCTCTTGCCGTATTAGCTTTTTTAGGGGCTCAACAAGGGTTCCATTTGTATTAAGGCTGACGCGTATTCCAAGTTCTTTGACCTTTTTTAACAGAAACATTAGCTCCTTCCATTGAAGAAGGGGTTCTCCTCCTGTTATATGCAAATAGTCAATCAGAAGTCTGCTCTCCTCTAAATCTTGAAGGAATTCTACTTCATTTAAGCTCACACACCCCTTCCTCTCCGCGATTTTCCAATTGTGACAAAAGGGACACTTTAAATTGCACCCACAGAGCCAGAGAGTGAACGTTACCTTCCCGTGAACATCTATCATGCTAATGGTCTTCCATCCAGCTACAAGCATACTATCACCCCAAAATAAAGGATCAGTAAGAATAGTGCTTTCTCGTCCAAAACTCTCTCTTTCTAAAGGGATTCCAGTTTTTCAAGGGGCGATAATATCCGATTATTCTACTCCATATCTCGACGTCCTCGCTCCCACAGCGCGGGCACTGGGTGTGGAGGCCGGTCATTGAATAATCGCAGGCGTTGCAGACAGTTATTGCTGGAGTATAGCTCCAATAGACAAGCTCCGTCTTCATGAGCCTCTTGGTGAGCTTTGCAAGGGCTTCGGGATCCGGCTCCTCTCCAAGGAATATGTGCATCATCACTCCTCCTGTGAAGGTCTTTTGAACCCTGCTCTCCACGTTTATCCTATCCACCAGCTCGAGGGCTCCATAATAGGGGGCTATGCTTGTTGAGTAGATCGGATTCTCCCTGTCACTTAGATATTCTCCAAGCTCTGGAAACTCATGTAAATCTTTTATCGCAAGCTTTGCTGCTGCACTCTCTCCAGGGACTTCCTCCACATTCCATGGTATTCCCGTTTCCTCCATCCATTCATGGGCTTTGAGAGTTGCGAATTCTACCATTTCTCTCATTAGTTCAGCCGCTTCTTTCCACTCTCTTCTTGTCCCTTCAAACCACAGGGAGGAGTTATTGAGATAAATGGCAGCCGCTTCTGGCAAGCCCAAGATTCCTACAGTATTAAAATGGCTTAGAGGGAACTCTTCAAGATACATCCTAATCATCTGATACATATGTCTATAGTTAGTTATCAGCTTGATGTAGCGATCGCGGAACCACTCTGTCGTGTTTTTAATGAGTTCGAGCATTTTTTCATATTCCTCCCAAAATGTATCATCGTCTCTGGATTTCAAGGCTATCCTAGGGAGGTTGACGGTAGTAACATTTATTGACCCTGTAACATCTGGCATTGCCCATAGGCCACCAAAACGCTGCCTCTCAAGCTTCTCAATTGTTGCCTCCTCCATACTTTTTTCCCCTATCCTAAAGGCGAGGGAAAGTTCATTTTTATCAATCGTTAATCTGCAGCACATGGCGTAGCTCGCATCGGGGTCAACGACATTTGTGTTGAGCCAGTAAAAGCTTCCCCTTTTGGCAGCCGTCGTGAATATTGCCTCAAATACCTCTGGATCGTTCCATATCATCTTTGCCGTTGTCATGAGTGTTGGAATTGGAAATGTGAAGGGTTGCCCTTTCTCGTCACCTTTATTCAAAACGTTTGCCAGTGCGATCACAAATTTTCTCGCTTCCTCTTCGTATTGCCCGAGGGGAGCAACTTTCTTACCTCCGTATAGGGCATAATCTCCATCCAGCATTTTTTTCGGAGCATCTAGCGTTATAGTAAAGTTTGTGAAGGGTGTCTGCATGCCCACCCTTGAAGGATAGTTCAAATTGAAAACAAGTCGTTGTATCTGCTGCTCTATTTGCCTCTCACTCAGTGTATCTTTCCTTATGAAAGGTCCAGCATACCATTCCACGCTCGAAAGTGCCTGAGCTCCTGAAAAGTAGTGCTGCATGGTTATAAGGTAATTAGCCACATGATCCACAAAGGTGTCAAAATGTCTAGCAGGTCGAGAGCCTATTGTGGGAGTTTTTAATCCCCATTCAAGAAGCCTTGCAATGCTATGCCCCGTACAGTATGGGATGTACAAGCTATATGGTAGCTTATGGATGTAAATATCACCTCTGCGGTGGCTTAGCAGATATTCTCTCGGAATCAGAGTGAGGTAATCTCTCAAGGCATTTTCCATTACATAGGCAAAGAAGCCTGTAGGACCTGGATATCTGTTTGCATTCTCCAAAACATCGAGAGTGCTCCATTTTGCATACTTCTCAATAACGTCCTGCTCTGCTTTTAACTCTTCGATCATGCCTTTCACCATTTGGATATTTTATCCAACTAGTGATATAGGGAAGGAGTTAAAATAATTTTCCCTTACTATCCCAGATAAGTGACAACGATCCAAAAGATGATAGTATAAAGTGACAGGGAGATTTAGACTGAAAAAGCATATCATCAAGACCAAGTCTGTTGTGGTTAGTTGAATACATCAATAAAAACATCCATTATTGACACTTTGTCAAAATCATTCGATCCGATATTCTTGAACTATATTAAACTTTACGTTTTTTCTTTCGAAAGCTTCGCCCTTCAGGACAGGGAGGAGGTCAGTCTACAAAGGAAAAGAGGATCAGAACCCGTAGATATGTCTTCCGTATTTTATTAATGCGTAGACTGCATCAACTCCATCCTCAACTGTTTCAAACACTGGAATCCCCTTTTGCTCTATTTTTCTTGCCATTCTTTCTGGATACTCACCACCTGGGGCCACAAAGACTATTGGCTTTCCGTACTCCTTAACTCTCTCCATAACTTCCACTATTCTCTCGTCCAAAGCTGGACTCTGGAAGAGCGCTATCACAACCACTATGTCAACATTTGGATCCTCTAGAACATACCTAATCGCAGTCTCATATCTACTTGAGGGTGCATCCCCAATTACATCAA comes from Thermococcus litoralis DSM 5473 and encodes:
- a CDS encoding ABC-2 transporter permease, translated to MRVQLKWELNDHLNLLVFMFGSVLMGVTFRIHLLEGGTNFSVDPPTTSWILLESMRALGLSFPRLAEDTYMILVITGALLSSLTLRYDKDSRLAMSIYSLPIRNYKVVLAKFIASFVLLFLSVIIPFFLTLVYTYGDAPDLLKGALFGEGFFISYFIFWLLACLYVISLSSLIAELSPNLFASLLGGVTLLYLPKILDIAYLPPAVLNSAFLTSQTAFDGVTQKILMLVDKAFVSCILIPLTLLGMTLLISEWRDVV
- a CDS encoding ABC transporter ATP-binding protein, which encodes MIKAENLTKRFGKLTALNSINLEIGEGFTLILGPNGGGKSTFLNLCAGIYKPTEGRIEVFGEEPWSNEKVKKRIGVSFDPPALPRHRTGLEWISYIAEFKGIEKSEIISVAKLFSVEPFLNRKIGEYSAGMLKRLSLSQAFLGSPDLVLLDEPLANLDLKGIKEITEILKGVVEDETNMVVVSHIWRPLIDVANRIVVIAAGKVVFDGEPEDILPKIGEI
- a CDS encoding PEGA domain-containing protein, which produces MRWLKAVVILVMFFTRVPLGLSGNDAILKIDSVPVGAEVSIEGINNTFRAPIILSMSEGKKVIRISKGSYTILYSLSISEEEILTLSVDFRKIEKAVGKAFTNATIKYGFNITVPTKEEEYEPPMATPTWEGCGGITMAGPKDPPMVIYQFDSKDPYYQLVLNNTPVRLQYKNIVGCIVIERIFYNSNGGVTMTGGGEWNSATYIAPTALLIINSTPQNATVYIFDFHRFGEWFTPMKLRVPVIIEPQMNVRAFWKDSNLTIPYIPELHAYKISIGRNGYPFFEGWLDLKPNETLILNIDLELLKEAVTIKKENGILEVLTQPENANIMVKDFQGRVLGKWTSPLNIALPPGFYVISAFMEGYGNAVKNATVFSNKTTKIYLELNPIPAELSIESSPSGAVVLVGDRKCTTPCNLTVPAGDYNITIGKEGFIDESRRVILNPGEEINLTFNLTPKPRVIIKTTPPGAVVTADGTKACTTPCNITLNPGKHILKLNLDEYKSETVVLHLNKGDIVSINIKLHPEQDTFNNFKGKQNTNLTTTQKDITKTQPTNLETSSYGKLLFIVGILALLIAIGIRR
- the arcS gene encoding archaeosine synthase subunit alpha, producing the protein MEIIKHEGPGRLGLVKIKEKTFKTPALSGVDFTLSPFNSYFYPKDFRGYDFNLAPSIPLSFYTPREIVEKALSRLYDVDYSRFNALYVPVVRNIEYIDEFLENILSQHSFDALYIGNAKIFVKDYRRFVQAIRLIREKDPNLLLITDLEPFFYPLAVYLGIDAFDTRSLKLYDFHKKGFTQFSPLLWDEKENSLEFAKEVIKLVKKALEEGKLRYLVENFFYTQAHAGILRIADKENWDYLEKYTPIQRDTVYFISDASQNRPEVLRWRQRVVERFNPPENAEVLFLFPCSAKKPYSHSRSHTLYRKALKEAFGSGIYRIHELILTSPFGVVPREWEWLAKYDIVVTGHWSEEEVNSAAELLANALEKYPKRIPIIAHLDEAYVDVAKRAGEISGREIIFTPVKNGTTSKESLEGLKKTIKELGLDLTAGKEDRTYRFYENIRKVFDFYFGLGAGEAVLPEDARIIGSKMLRILIGNNQTGTYQDGVISVTPFGMQRIYDATKSYYVKIDFDLRGDVFAVGVNEADYKIRPDDIVGVVRDEKVVGVGKAILSGEEMVKAKRGIAVKVRKKV
- a CDS encoding coiled-coil protein, with translation MQVKVDPEEIKRIKAEIEALEREKKEIQERLEQLQKELNIWIQKRDEKNKEVRQLREKAREYKIKRDEINQQIKELKKNREEINAKLDLLYQEAMEYRAKRDEYRQLRRLKMPKEKIEERIEKLEWELQTNPNITPEREKQIVDQIQVLATELEILQQAERFHKKLQETRKKIESLKKARRAIGMEIQKLANQSQQFHEQMLKAYQQADEIKKEADEYHQKVVELREKIREVRRDLREVEKKIFEFDQKHKELIAYKMVARMRAKKDATFEKAVEALEKFKRGEKLTLDELLLLQRYNLV
- a CDS encoding anaerobic ribonucleoside-triphosphate reductase activating protein, with protein sequence MLVAGWKTISMIDVHGKVTFTLWLCGCNLKCPFCHNWKIAERKGCVSLNEVEFLQDLEESRLLIDYLHITGGEPLLQWKELMFLLKKVKELGIRVSLNTNGTLVEPLKKLIRQELLDHIAVDLKLPPRVLYGLPEGASEKLWVLFLKSLDLISEHQIPLELRIPVPRGFAMDEVLKYLDDALFHLKDHQDFYVILNPLLGPPLVSPRNREWCLVHCWPRDEIEVISKHLEDMGVHPVLNSNFEFRYWVQNNNSKESGERKG
- a CDS encoding anaerobic ribonucleoside triphosphate reductase; translation: MIEELKAEQDVIEKYAKWSTLDVLENANRYPGPTGFFAYVMENALRDYLTLIPREYLLSHRRGDIYIHKLPYSLYIPYCTGHSIARLLEWGLKTPTIGSRPARHFDTFVDHVANYLITMQHYFSGAQALSSVEWYAGPFIRKDTLSERQIEQQIQRLVFNLNYPSRVGMQTPFTNFTITLDAPKKMLDGDYALYGGKKVAPLGQYEEEARKFVIALANVLNKGDEKGQPFTFPIPTLMTTAKMIWNDPEVFEAIFTTAAKRGSFYWLNTNVVDPDASYAMCCRLTIDKNELSLAFRIGEKSMEEATIEKLERQRFGGLWAMPDVTGSINVTTVNLPRIALKSRDDDTFWEEYEKMLELIKNTTEWFRDRYIKLITNYRHMYQMIRMYLEEFPLSHFNTVGILGLPEAAAIYLNNSSLWFEGTRREWKEAAELMREMVEFATLKAHEWMEETGIPWNVEEVPGESAAAKLAIKDLHEFPELGEYLSDRENPIYSTSIAPYYGALELVDRINVESRVQKTFTGGVMMHIFLGEEPDPEALAKLTKRLMKTELVYWSYTPAITVCNACDYSMTGLHTQCPRCGSEDVEIWSRIIGYYRPLKNWNPFRKREFWTRKHYSY